The following coding sequences are from one Ornithodoros turicata isolate Travis chromosome 1, ASM3712646v1, whole genome shotgun sequence window:
- the LOC135374835 gene encoding uncharacterized protein LOC135374835, producing the protein MVERLHRWIKTALKSVSPASWTDALPLILLSLRATVKEDLQCSPAQMVYGTTLRLPGEFFAHPSPIVHTDSTTYPERLRTVMQALPAFRPRSPAQPFTYRHPLLETASHVFIRHDAPRKPLQPTYDGPYKVLQRSPKHFTLQLAGRQDTVSIDGLKPAFIESPVDVSLATTPPSLPPHQFLPEDTPQPVPRRHVHWARPLSTTHH; encoded by the coding sequence ATGGTTGAACGCTTACACCGCTGGATTAAAACAGCCCTCAAGTCTGTATCCCCCGCTTCCTGGACCGACGCCCTCCCCCTCATCCTGCTGTCCCTTAGGGCCACCGTCAAGGAGGACCTGCAGTGCTCACCCGCACAGATGGTTTACGGGACTACTTTACGCCTGCCTGGCGAATTCTTTGCGCATCCCTCGCCAATCGTCCATACCGACTCGACAACCTACCCTGAACGCCTGCGCACGGTCATGCAAGCCCTACCAGCCTTCCGACCCCGCTCACCTGCGCAGCCCTTCACCTATCGCCACCCCCTTCTTGAAACGGCTTCTCACGTCTTCATTCGCCATGACGCGCCCCGAAAGCCTTTGCAGCCCACATATGACGGTCCCTACAAGGTTCTGCAGCGGTCACCGAAACATTTCACGCTTCAGCTCGCTGGCCGCCAAGACACGGTATCTATTGACGGGCTGAAGCCGGCCTTCATCGAAAGCCCCGTTGACGTGTCTCTTGCCACCACGCCTCCCAGTTTGCCTCCACATCAATTTCTTCCAGAAGACACCCCGCAGCCAGTTCCCCGTCGCCATGTTCATTGGGCTCGTCCCCTCAGCACCACTCACCACTGA